One Alicyclobacillus acidoterrestris DNA window includes the following coding sequences:
- the rplC gene encoding 50S ribosomal protein L3, with the protein MKGILGRKLGMTQVFTEEGQVVPVTVIEAGPCVVLQKREQAVDGYEAIQVGFADQKANRATKAEKGHAAKAGTAPKRFVREFRGVDLSAYEVGQQLKADVFAAGEVVDVIGVSKGKGYAGPIKRHNQHRGPMAHGSKYHRGVGSLGAIAPNRTFKGQTMAGRMGGERVTVQNLEVVRVDADKNILLIKGSVPGPKNSYVTVRSAIKAND; encoded by the coding sequence ATGAAAGGGATTCTCGGTCGTAAACTCGGTATGACTCAGGTCTTCACGGAGGAAGGTCAGGTAGTACCGGTGACTGTGATTGAGGCTGGTCCGTGCGTCGTGCTCCAAAAACGTGAACAAGCGGTTGATGGGTACGAAGCGATTCAGGTTGGTTTTGCGGACCAAAAGGCGAACCGCGCGACAAAGGCGGAAAAAGGTCATGCTGCAAAGGCTGGCACAGCTCCGAAACGGTTTGTGCGCGAATTTCGCGGTGTCGATTTGTCGGCATACGAAGTGGGTCAGCAGTTGAAGGCGGACGTGTTCGCTGCTGGTGAAGTTGTGGATGTCATCGGTGTGTCGAAGGGTAAAGGTTACGCAGGTCCTATCAAGCGGCATAACCAACACCGCGGCCCAATGGCGCACGGCTCGAAATATCACCGTGGGGTTGGCTCGCTCGGCGCGATCGCGCCGAACCGTACGTTCAAAGGCCAAACGATGGCTGGACGCATGGGTGGAGAGCGCGTTACGGTTCAAAACCTCGAAGTTGTTCGCGTCGATGCGGACAAAAACATTTTGCTGATTAAGGGTTCTGTGCCGGGTCCGAAGAACTCGTATGTCACAGTCCGTTCAGCAATCAAAGCTAACGACTAA
- the tuf gene encoding elongation factor Tu — protein MAKAKFDRSKPHVNIGTIGHVDHGKTTLTAAITSVQASKGRAQAQKYDEIDKAPEERERGITINTAHVEYETEKRHYAHVDCPGHADYVKNMITGAAQMDGGILVVSAADGPMPQTREHILLSRQVGVPYLVVFLNKCDMVDDEELLELVEMEVRELLNEYEFPGDDIPVIRGSALKALEGDPAYVAKIEELMDAVDNYIPTPERDTSKPFLMPVEDVFTITGRGTVATGRVERGQLKVGDEVEIVGLHEESRKTVATGIEMFRKLLDFAEAGDNIGALLRGVERKDIERGQVVCKPGSINPHTQFAAEVYVLTKEEGGRHTPFFNGYRPQFYFRTTDVTGVVTLPEGTEMVMPGDNVAMTVELIAPIAVEEGTRFSIREGGRTVGAGVVSSIIK, from the coding sequence GTGGCAAAGGCAAAATTTGACCGCAGCAAACCGCACGTTAACATCGGTACCATCGGGCACGTCGACCATGGTAAAACCACGTTGACAGCTGCTATCACGAGCGTACAAGCTTCCAAGGGTAGGGCTCAGGCTCAAAAGTACGACGAAATCGACAAGGCGCCTGAGGAACGCGAACGCGGTATTACAATTAACACCGCTCACGTTGAATACGAGACGGAAAAGCGTCACTATGCTCACGTGGACTGCCCAGGACACGCCGACTATGTCAAGAACATGATCACCGGTGCAGCGCAAATGGACGGCGGTATCCTCGTCGTATCTGCAGCTGATGGCCCGATGCCACAAACGCGTGAGCACATCCTCCTGTCCCGTCAGGTAGGCGTGCCATACCTGGTTGTCTTCTTGAACAAGTGCGACATGGTTGACGACGAAGAGCTGTTGGAACTCGTCGAAATGGAAGTTCGCGAACTTCTGAACGAGTACGAATTCCCTGGCGACGACATTCCGGTTATCCGCGGCTCCGCTTTGAAGGCGCTCGAGGGTGACCCGGCTTATGTTGCGAAGATCGAAGAGCTGATGGATGCAGTTGACAACTACATCCCAACGCCAGAACGCGACACGAGCAAGCCTTTCTTGATGCCTGTCGAGGACGTGTTCACGATTACCGGTCGTGGTACGGTTGCTACCGGTCGTGTGGAACGCGGTCAGTTGAAGGTTGGCGACGAAGTTGAAATCGTCGGCTTGCACGAAGAAAGCCGCAAGACGGTTGCAACGGGTATCGAGATGTTCCGCAAGCTTCTCGACTTCGCTGAAGCTGGTGACAACATCGGTGCTCTGTTGCGCGGTGTTGAGCGCAAGGACATCGAGCGCGGCCAGGTTGTATGTAAACCAGGCAGCATCAACCCACACACGCAGTTCGCTGCTGAGGTTTACGTTTTGACGAAGGAAGAAGGCGGACGCCACACGCCGTTCTTTAATGGCTATCGTCCGCAGTTCTACTTCCGTACGACGGACGTAACAGGTGTGGTTACCTTGCCAGAAGGTACCGAAATGGTAATGCCTGGCGACAACGTCGCTATGACGGTTGAACTCATCGCGCCTATCGCGGTTGAGGAAGGTACCCGTTTCTCCATCCGCGAAGGTGGCCGTACGGTCGGCGCGGGCGTTGTTTCTTCGATTATCAAGTAA
- the rpsJ gene encoding 30S ribosomal protein S10 yields the protein MAKQKIRIRLKAYDHQILDQSAERIVDTAKRSGAKVSGPIPLPTEREVFTILRAPHKYKDSREQFEMRTHKRLIDINNPTPQTVDSLMRLDLPSGVDIEIKL from the coding sequence ATGGCTAAGCAAAAGATTCGCATTCGACTTAAGGCGTATGATCATCAAATTCTTGATCAGTCGGCTGAACGTATCGTGGATACGGCGAAACGGTCCGGTGCTAAGGTTTCAGGTCCGATTCCGCTTCCGACAGAACGCGAAGTGTTCACTATTCTTCGCGCGCCGCACAAATATAAGGATTCTCGCGAGCAGTTTGAGATGCGTACGCATAAGCGTTTGATTGACATTAACAATCCGACGCCGCAAACGGTCGATTCGCTGATGCGTTTGGACTTGCCGTCGGGTGTTGACATCGAAATTAAGCTATAA
- the rpsS gene encoding 30S ribosomal protein S19 has product MARSLKKGPFCDEHLMKKVEAQNAAGEKKVIKTWSRRSTIFPQFVGHTFAVHDGRKHVPVYVSEDMVGHKLGEFVPTRTFKGHAGDEKSSRSR; this is encoded by the coding sequence TTGGCTCGTAGCTTAAAGAAGGGTCCGTTTTGTGATGAACATCTGATGAAGAAGGTTGAAGCGCAGAATGCGGCTGGAGAGAAGAAGGTTATTAAGACCTGGTCTCGCCGTTCTACCATCTTCCCGCAGTTCGTCGGGCACACATTCGCAGTGCACGACGGCCGCAAACATGTTCCGGTCTACGTGAGCGAGGACATGGTCGGACACAAGCTCGGAGAATTTGTGCCGACTCGTACGTTTAAGGGTCACGCAGGTGACGAGAAGTCATCTCGTTCCCGTTAA
- the rplW gene encoding 50S ribosomal protein L23 produces the protein MDARDLIKRPVITERSSELMEENKYVFEVDPRANKVEIRKAIEKLFDVKVEQVHTMNQVGKQKRVGRYVGRTSDRKKAIVKLAADSKPIDFFGEA, from the coding sequence ATGGATGCGCGCGACCTCATTAAACGCCCTGTGATTACAGAGCGTTCCAGCGAATTGATGGAAGAGAACAAGTACGTCTTCGAGGTTGATCCTCGTGCGAATAAGGTTGAAATCCGCAAGGCCATCGAGAAGCTGTTCGACGTCAAAGTGGAACAAGTTCACACGATGAACCAGGTCGGAAAGCAGAAGCGCGTTGGACGCTATGTCGGACGCACCTCTGATCGGAAAAAGGCAATTGTGAAACTTGCTGCGGACTCGAAGCCAATTGATTTCTTCGGCGAAGCGTAA
- the rplD gene encoding 50S ribosomal protein L4 → MPTVAVYNTAGEQVSEIELNDRVFGAPIRSDLMHQVVLQYLAARRSGTHKVKNRSEVAGGGRKPWRQKGTGRARQGSTRSPQWKGGGVVFGPTPRSYAFSVPKKVRRLALYSALSSKVAEGKIIVLDGLNIEQPKTKEMAAVLDKLNLKKALIVDSEKKRAPYLSTRNIEGVKYMEANGINVYELLRYEHLVLTKDAVAKVEEVFA, encoded by the coding sequence ATGCCGACGGTTGCAGTTTATAACACAGCGGGTGAGCAGGTTTCCGAGATCGAATTGAATGATCGCGTGTTTGGCGCGCCTATCCGCTCTGATTTGATGCACCAGGTCGTGTTGCAATACCTTGCGGCACGTCGTTCGGGTACGCACAAAGTAAAGAATCGTTCTGAGGTTGCTGGTGGTGGACGCAAACCTTGGCGCCAGAAGGGCACGGGTCGTGCTCGTCAAGGTAGCACGCGTTCTCCGCAATGGAAGGGCGGCGGTGTCGTCTTTGGACCAACGCCACGTTCCTACGCATTCTCCGTTCCAAAGAAAGTTCGTCGTCTGGCACTGTACAGCGCATTGTCCTCGAAGGTGGCCGAAGGGAAAATCATCGTTCTCGATGGTTTGAACATCGAACAGCCGAAGACGAAGGAAATGGCTGCTGTCCTCGACAAGCTGAACCTGAAAAAGGCTTTGATTGTCGACAGTGAGAAGAAACGCGCTCCGTATCTGTCCACCCGCAACATTGAGGGTGTCAAGTACATGGAGGCGAACGGTATCAACGTTTACGAGCTTCTCCGCTATGAGCACCTCGTGTTGACGAAGGATGCAGTGGCGAAGGTTGAGGAGGTGTTCGCCTAA
- the rplB gene encoding 50S ribosomal protein L2, whose protein sequence is MAVKKYRPTSPGRRFMSVSAFDEITTDTPEKSLLAPLKNRAGRNHQGKITVRHHGGGHKRQYRIIDFKRNKDGIPAKVATIEYDPNRSARIALLHYVDGEKRYILAPHGLKVGDVLYSGTDVDIRVGNALPLANIPVGSVVHNIELKPGKGGQLARAAGASAQLMAREGVYATLRLSSGEVRRVRVECRATIGQVGNLDHENINIGKAGRSRWMRRRPTVRGSVMNPVDHPHGGGEGRAPIGRKSPMSPWGKPTLGKKTRKKNHPTDKYIVRRRTK, encoded by the coding sequence GTGGCTGTGAAGAAGTATCGCCCGACATCGCCGGGCCGCCGCTTCATGTCTGTCTCGGCGTTTGATGAGATTACGACAGACACGCCTGAAAAGTCCCTGCTTGCGCCGCTGAAGAACCGTGCGGGCCGCAACCACCAGGGTAAAATCACAGTTCGCCACCACGGTGGTGGACACAAGCGTCAATACCGGATTATTGACTTTAAGCGCAACAAGGATGGTATCCCGGCTAAGGTCGCGACCATCGAGTATGATCCAAACCGTTCCGCACGTATTGCGCTGTTGCACTATGTGGATGGCGAAAAGCGCTACATTTTGGCGCCACACGGTTTGAAAGTCGGCGATGTGCTCTATTCTGGTACAGATGTCGATATTCGCGTAGGTAACGCGTTGCCGCTAGCGAATATTCCAGTGGGTTCTGTCGTCCATAACATCGAGTTGAAACCTGGCAAGGGTGGTCAGCTCGCACGTGCAGCTGGCGCTTCGGCACAGTTGATGGCTCGTGAAGGTGTTTATGCGACGCTTCGTCTGTCCTCTGGTGAAGTTCGCCGCGTTCGCGTGGAATGCCGCGCAACCATCGGTCAGGTCGGTAATCTCGACCACGAGAACATCAACATTGGTAAAGCGGGTCGTAGCCGCTGGATGCGTCGTCGTCCGACGGTTCGTGGTTCGGTCATGAACCCGGTCGATCACCCACATGGTGGTGGTGAAGGTCGTGCACCAATCGGACGTAAGTCTCCGATGTCGCCTTGGGGCAAGCCGACCTTGGGTAAAAAGACGCGTAAGAAGAACCACCCAACAGACAAGTATATTGTTCGTCGTCGCACGAAGTAA